GTTTGAATATTGCTTTCTGCGAATCATATTTCGGAGTCAGATTTCCCTTCCCCTTCAGTGCATCTGCCATCGGCAGATCGCCGGCGAGATTGGTCATGCGATAGAAAAACCAGGCCCTGAAAAATTTCCCCAACGCCGTATATGGATTCACTGTCTTTCCGCCAAGGCGTGTAGCTTCTGCTTCCATCTGCTGCACATTGGTCAGCGTATAATAGCTGTTCAGATCGGCACCACCCCAATCGTAACGCTGATCACCATAGTAGTTATAGTTGCAGCAATCGAACTGGTTCCAGCGCATGACATTACTCCAGGGTTTATCGGAATTGATGTTTGCCAGTACTCCTCCCAACACAAGACTGGGTGGCGCCTGTGACGGTTTATTGGTATTAACGGCGTAATCTTCGTACTTCTTGTTACAGCTACTCATCACTGCACCGGTTAAAGCAACAAGAACTATATTTTTGAATGATTTCATACAATGCGTTTTTTATCAGGTGAGTGATCAGAAAGAAAGATTGATATTAAAGCCAAATCGTTTAGTAGTAGGTGTCTGTAAGCTAGAGATCTGGTCAGCACCCGGATACTGGTCTATATCCACATCTTTATTCTTTGCAAAATAAAACAGGTTCCTGCCTACGAACGATACACTGGCATTACGGATAAATGTTCCTCTCAGCATAGAAGCCGGCAATGTATAACCCAGGGTTACTTCTCTCAGTTTTGCAAATGTTTTGCTGATCACGTTGGCTTCGTTGGTCTTGTAATAAAAGCTGATATAGTCCTGCAGGAAGGTTTTCGTACCATTGGGAGTATACTGCAGTTTATCATAGTTGGTAACATTACCGTTATTATCATACTGAATAGGAATACCGTTGCTGACCACCACTCCCTGTCCGAGGTATGATTTCACGCCTTTGTAATCCTGATAACGTGCATCTCCCATAGCGCCCTGTACTGTCAGAATATTGCGTCCACCGCGGAAAGTTTGCTGTTGTATGTAATCGATCATATTACCTCCTACACGGCCATCGAACTGGAAGCTGAGGCTTACACCTTTATAGCTAAAACTGTTATTCACGCCCCAAACCCAGTCGGCATTACCATAACCGAGGAACTGCTGCGTAGGTGCGATAATAGGACGCCCGTCGGCACCATTGATGATCTTTCCATCGGACGTTCTCACGAATTTGCTGCCATATAATTTATCTACCCTGTCACCCACTCCCACAAAGGCATTCAGTAAATTTTCCGTATCTGTAATCTTCACATATCTTTCCACGTAGGTCGACCAGTTAGCGGTTATATTCCAATTGAAGCCATTGGGGTTCCTGATCGGGCTACCATTCAAGGTTAGCTCGTACCCTACTTTGCGGGTATTTACGCCATTAATACGGTTCTTGGAAAACCCGGTAGCTGAAGGCACCAGTACATCATATATCTGCGGGCCGTTAGCACTGGTAAAATAGGTTCCGTCTATACCAATCCGATTCTTCAGGAAACGGACATCCACACCTGTCTCAAATACTTTAGTAGCAAAGGGTCGCAGATCGGGGTTGGCGATTATTTGTGTAAAAGTGGCGCCTGCCTGATTCTGGTATACAGGAGCTACATCGTAGTAGGCAGAGTTGTAGATAGGGCCGTCGTATGAAGACTGGTACTCAGTACCATATCCCAATGGATAAGAGGCCAGCGGAGTGGCACCGATAGTGGCCTGTGTGAATCCACCCTTCACGTTAGCATAAGAGGCTCTTACCTTGAGGAAAGAAATGGCGGATGGCAATGGCAGGTAGTCGGACAAGGCGGAGCTCACCGCTACTGACGGATACGAATATACGTTGTTCTTCAGTGGCAGGTTGGAGGCCTTATCTAAACGGTCGGTGAGTGAGATGGTAGCGTATTTGCCCAGGTCAACATCCACATATCCGTAAGCGCTCAGCACCAGCATCGGAGCATTATAATTTGTTGCAAACAGCGGATCTCTGGTGTTAGCAAAACCGTACCAGCCTGGCGCATTCAGGTAATTGGTGGTAACAAAGCTGGAATTATATTTGAAAGAGCGTGCGTTACCTCCAACAGAAGCCCTGATGCCAATCTTATTCGGGAAAGTGTTGGCGTAAGAGAGCAGTACATCTGTATTATTCTCGAACATAGATCGTTTGTCTTCTCTGTAATTACCTTTCCCTTCTTCCATACCATAGGGGTGAGCAGAGTACGGCACCTTCTCATTTCTCATGAGGTCGTAGCTGGTAATCTGTGTACGGGCCAGCAGTTCCAGTTTATCGGTGAGTTTGTAGTTCAGCTTAGCATAGCCATTGATATCTGTTTTATAATGGCCGCGGAGCCACTCGTAGGTCATAAACCAGGGGTTATGATAGCGTTGGTATTCGGCATAGATGGATTGAATACCTTCCTTTCCGGGTTGCCAGTAATTGCGCATATCGTCCATGCTCCAGTCGGCACCAGCCCAGATCAGGATATTATAGATCAGGCTGTTCGGGCCATAGGTAACATCGGGGAAGTTATCTGAATACTGGCGGTTATAATTCATATAAGCATCCAGGCGGAGGCGGGGTGAAAAGTTATAACCAGCGGAGATATTGAAATTGGTGATGTTTAAAGAGGTGTTGGGCACGATGCCTTTCTGATAGGAATGCGAGATGGAAAATCGGAGATCGGCTTTTTCGGAGTGCGACGATACGGCGATATTGTTAGTGCTCAGCATCCCTGTTCGCAGAAAGCGCTGCAGGTTATTTTTACCCCGGGCTATCCACGGAGTGGGCGTACGTTTCCCGGTAACAGGATCTACGGGGCTGTCGTACTGCGGTATCAGCTGGCCTTCAAATTTCGGTCCCCATACGTCATAGTCACCATCATTGGTACCACCACCTTTACCATCTACAAATGCATATTTACCGTGGTCACCAGGGCCGTACTCATCCTGTACCTTAGGGATGGCATTGAATCCCTTTTCAAACATGGTGCTGGAGTTGAAGTCGATGGACACACCACGTTTATCTTTAGTCCCTTTTTTTGTTGTGATCATAATAGCGCCGTTGAGGCCACGGGAGCCGTACAGGGCGGAAGCAGTAACACCTTTGAGTACGGTATAGCTTTCAATATCGTCCGGGGAGATATTCCAGGTATCGGAGTTGATAGGTACGCCGTCTACCACATAGAGATTAATATTGTTTCCTCTCAGCTTCACAGCAGGAGCAGCGAGCAGCTCGGCGGAAGCTCCTACGGTAAGACCGGCTACTTTCCCTACCAGGCCATTTACGGGGTTAGGTTCCCTGGCTTTAACCAGGTCGGCCCCTTTTACTTCCTGTACAGCATACCCTACCCGTTTTACCTCTTTTCGTATGCCCAATGCCGTTACCACTACCTCATCCAGGGCTTTCTTATCGGGTTGCAGGGTGATAGATATGTCAGTAGCATCTTTTACGGGGTATTGAGCAGGCAGGTAGCCGATGAAGCTCACTTCCAGTACATCCGTGCTGTTGGCGGATAGTGAGAAGTTACCGGCGGCATCGGTAGTAGCACCGCGGTTGGAGCCTTTCACCCGGATAGAAGCTCCGATAACCGGCTGCCGGTCGTCGCCGGCAACAACTTTACCTTTGATTACATGTTGGGCATGTACAGATAGGGTAAGGAATAGCAGCAATAGTGAGGCGCCCAGCTGCCTGAGGAACGCACGAAGTAGATTTGATTGCATGTAAATGTAGGTTTGGGTAAATTATTCACATGCAAAGTTTACGGTCCAATATGACCGAAATGTTAAGTTATACTAAATTTATCGTTAAGCATTTGTATATCTACTTATCGCTTTCCAGGAAGAAATAGACAACGAGGATAAGGGCGTTATCGGAGCCTATATTGGAGGGTTTATGTCCGAGGCGGCCGTCAAAAAAGAGGGAATCGCCTTCTTCCAGCACATATTTTTCGTTATCGATCAGGTATTCAACGGTTCCTTTAATAATGTATTTGTATTCGTAGGCGTCTGTTTTAACAGTCTGTGACCGGTGGGCATTTTTTTTAAGTTCCAGCAGTACGATATCTACCGGAAAGTTCTTCACGTTTTTGGTCAGCACGCGTTTATATACAAATCCTTTAGTGGGTTCTTTTTCGAATTCCTGGTAGGAAGCCTTTTGTTTGATGATCACCTTGGCGGTTTGCGTCTGCTGGTCAATTTCATTAAAGAACTCGTTCATATCGAGGCGGAGGGCCTTAATGATATTGATCAGCACGAGCAGCGAGGGCACCGTTCTGTTATTTTCGATCTGTGAAATCAGTCCTTTACTCACTTCTGCCCTGTCGGCCAGTTCCTGGATAGTAATACCTTTGGCCTTTCTTTTCTCCTTGATCTTATTGCTGATTTGAATAATAATATCCTCTGTCATAGTAAGTCGGTCGTTACAACAAATATAGGTATCATTCTCCCTATATTTACACAAAATAAGCATCCATGTTCAGTATCGACCAAATTCTGGCAGTTACGTTTACGTTATTTGCGGTCATAGATATTGTAGGCTCCATTCCTGTACTTGTTTCACTGAAAGAGAAACTGGGTCATATTGATGCCGGGAAAGCCACGCTGGCGTCGGGTTTTCTGATGATACTGTTTCTGCTGGTAGGGGAACCGTTCCTGAAGTTATTAAGTGTGGATGTACATTCTTTTGCTGTAGCGGGTTCTATCGTAATTTTCGTGATCGGGCTGGAAATGATACTGGGAATGGAACTATTCAAGAGTGATGCGGATGCCAAGGCAGGGAGCGTGGTACCCATCGCCTTCCCGCTGGTGGCGGGCTCCGGAACACTGACAACGATCATGTCATTAAAGGCCAACTTCGGGCAGTATAATATACTGGCCGGGATCTGTCTGAACCTGGTTATTGTTTACATGGTGTTACGCAGTCTGAATTATATAGAACGTATGCTGGGCAAGGCGGGTTTGATGGTGCTGCGTAAGTTTTTCGGGGTTATTCTGCTGGCGATTGCGGTCAAAATCTTTAAAAGTAATATCAATCTTTAATGTGATTTGGGATTATAGGATAGAAAATGTACATTTGCGCAACTTTCCGGCCTCGTAGTACAATGGATAGTATAAGAGTTTCCGAAGCTCCAGATTCAAGTTCGATTCTTGACGAGGCTACTAAAAGATTAATTCGCCCAAACTTAGCTTTACTAGGTTTGGGTGTTTTTCGTTGGTGGATGAGGGGTTAAGAATATCTCTTCTTTTACCGTCTATCTTCATTCATCCAATTCAACAAATCCCGCATCATATCCTGTTTATGAGAAATCGTGACCGCTTGTCCATCTACCAGTTTCACCTCATTTAAATAATGATCTGTAGGGTATACATGAAACGATAAATTCTTCTTACCTCTACGGAGAAATTCAAGGCGGATGTATTCCAGGCTATAGATAGATGAGTTATGATCCCTGCTGCCGGCCGCTATAAAAACAGGAATATTGAGTTTTACCAGATTATCCAGTGGAATATCCGAACAATAACCGGCCCAACGCTGATAGGTATGCCCCTCCCACTTATGATAGATATCATGCGGCGCCGCATATATAGCTGCAAACTGAGCAAAAAGGGAATCCACCTGCCGTTGTGCGTCTTCCTGGGAAATAAGTCCCTGTGACGCCTTTGTCCTGACATCTACTATCCAGTCGTAAAACTGGTTGAGTCCTGAGCCCACAATAGCTGCACAGTGAGTAATTTTTTTATTGACCAAAGACAGTTTGGGTACTACCTGTGCTCCTTCTGAATAACCATACACCACCACTTTCTTTTTATCTACCGGCATATGCTGACACACAAAATCAATGACTTTTGATGCTGCATTCACCCGCCATGCTAAACCGGCACGCTTTGTATATGCTGCCGGTACCGTCAGCAACTCCATTACATCAGCCGTACTGGCGCTGTCCCGGTCTATATTCAATGTATCACAAAAAGGCACTCCGGGTTTACTGATCAGCACAACATGGAATTTGTCCGCCAGTGCGAGTGCATCATTATCCAGGGTATTGCACAAAAACGCCTTTTTCCGAAGCTGTACAAATATGGCCATGGGAAAGTGTCCGGAACCGTCTAATGCCAGCAACAGTGGTTTCGTTTGATGGATATCTTTACTGCTTATATAAAAATGAATGTCGCCCAATGATGGGTCATGGATAGTGAATGCCTTTAATCCATAATCAGCCGGCCGGGTAGGCTGGCTCCAGCCAATATAAGTACACAGCAGAAAGAGGATCAGGCAGGTGTAACGTATCATACAAAATGATCTTGGCTTGATAGTCAAATAACGTTAACGGCTATCCGTTTATTTCACTCAGCTCCAGCCAGCGCATTCCTTTATCATCCAACAGTTGGATGATCTCTCCGATACGATGGCTCATTGGCTCCATCTTTTCGAATGGCAGGGCACCTGTTGATAATGCGGTTTCAATATCTTTCTTTTCGG
The genomic region above belongs to Chitinophaga sp. 180180018-3 and contains:
- a CDS encoding SusC/RagA family TonB-linked outer membrane protein, with protein sequence MQSNLLRAFLRQLGASLLLLFLTLSVHAQHVIKGKVVAGDDRQPVIGASIRVKGSNRGATTDAAGNFSLSANSTDVLEVSFIGYLPAQYPVKDATDISITLQPDKKALDEVVVTALGIRKEVKRVGYAVQEVKGADLVKAREPNPVNGLVGKVAGLTVGASAELLAAPAVKLRGNNINLYVVDGVPINSDTWNISPDDIESYTVLKGVTASALYGSRGLNGAIMITTKKGTKDKRGVSIDFNSSTMFEKGFNAIPKVQDEYGPGDHGKYAFVDGKGGGTNDGDYDVWGPKFEGQLIPQYDSPVDPVTGKRTPTPWIARGKNNLQRFLRTGMLSTNNIAVSSHSEKADLRFSISHSYQKGIVPNTSLNITNFNISAGYNFSPRLRLDAYMNYNRQYSDNFPDVTYGPNSLIYNILIWAGADWSMDDMRNYWQPGKEGIQSIYAEYQRYHNPWFMTYEWLRGHYKTDINGYAKLNYKLTDKLELLARTQITSYDLMRNEKVPYSAHPYGMEEGKGNYREDKRSMFENNTDVLLSYANTFPNKIGIRASVGGNARSFKYNSSFVTTNYLNAPGWYGFANTRDPLFATNYNAPMLVLSAYGYVDVDLGKYATISLTDRLDKASNLPLKNNVYSYPSVAVSSALSDYLPLPSAISFLKVRASYANVKGGFTQATIGATPLASYPLGYGTEYQSSYDGPIYNSAYYDVAPVYQNQAGATFTQIIANPDLRPFATKVFETGVDVRFLKNRIGIDGTYFTSANGPQIYDVLVPSATGFSKNRINGVNTRKVGYELTLNGSPIRNPNGFNWNITANWSTYVERYVKITDTENLLNAFVGVGDRVDKLYGSKFVRTSDGKIINGADGRPIIAPTQQFLGYGNADWVWGVNNSFSYKGVSLSFQFDGRVGGNMIDYIQQQTFRGGRNILTVQGAMGDARYQDYKGVKSYLGQGVVVSNGIPIQYDNNGNVTNYDKLQYTPNGTKTFLQDYISFYYKTNEANVISKTFAKLREVTLGYTLPASMLRGTFIRNASVSFVGRNLFYFAKNKDVDIDQYPGADQISSLQTPTTKRFGFNINLSF
- a CDS encoding XRE family transcriptional regulator, whose amino-acid sequence is MTEDIIIQISNKIKEKRKAKGITIQELADRAEVSKGLISQIENNRTVPSLLVLINIIKALRLDMNEFFNEIDQQTQTAKVIIKQKASYQEFEKEPTKGFVYKRVLTKNVKNFPVDIVLLELKKNAHRSQTVKTDAYEYKYIIKGTVEYLIDNEKYVLEEGDSLFFDGRLGHKPSNIGSDNALILVVYFFLESDK
- a CDS encoding MarC family protein, translated to MFSIDQILAVTFTLFAVIDIVGSIPVLVSLKEKLGHIDAGKATLASGFLMILFLLVGEPFLKLLSVDVHSFAVAGSIVIFVIGLEMILGMELFKSDADAKAGSVVPIAFPLVAGSGTLTTIMSLKANFGQYNILAGICLNLVIVYMVLRSLNYIERMLGKAGLMVLRKFFGVILLAIAVKIFKSNINL